In the genome of Piliocolobus tephrosceles isolate RC106 chromosome 20, ASM277652v3, whole genome shotgun sequence, one region contains:
- the LOC111528289 gene encoding uncharacterized protein LOC111528289, giving the protein MADEHQEGTLATSTVFHPGTFTMETLVLMGLVSRRSQLLGIRGRTHRSREAGPAGRGSFCDTDGITGLWEVTQLPELTQYHSAPKPQGKNAPRPSDLNSSTGSSPDLQLPDPQTPTPAPAPPWVSSSTILKLQQQHQLPRGSPANDSQTWEAAPAPHRGSSSTTLKLEQQHRLLPGSPAPSNFNNSTGSSPGPLAPQPSTYTAVAPAPP; this is encoded by the exons ATGGCAGATGAACATCAGGAAGGAACATTAGCCACATCCACAGTGTTCCATCCAGGAACCTTCACCATGGAAACACTTGTGCTCATGGGTCTGGTCTCAAGACGCAGTCAGCTGTTGGGGATCAGAGGCCGCACTCATCGTAGCAGAGAGGCAGGACCAGCTGGGAGAGGGTCCTTCTGTGACACCGACGGCATCACCGGGCTGTGGGAAGTGACTCAGCTGCCAGAACTCACACAATATCATTCTGCACCAAAACCTCAAGGGAAAAATG CTCCACGACCCTCAGACTTAAACAGCAGCACTGGCTCCTCCCCAGATCTCCAGCTCCCTGACCCTCAAACTCCAACTCCAGCACCAGCTCCGCCCTGGGTTTCCAGCTCCACCATCCTCAAACTCCAACAGCAGCACCAGCTCCCGCGTGGATCTCCAGCCAATGACTCTCAGACTTGGGAGGCAGCACCGGCTCCCCACCGAGGCTCCAGCTCTACAACACTCAAACTAGAACAGCAGCACCGGCtactccctgggtctccagctcccTCAAACTTCAACAATAGCACTGGCTCTTCCCCGGGACCACTAGCTCCACAACCCTCAACTTACACGGCGGTAGCACCAGCTCCTCCCTag